A window of Ignavibacteriales bacterium contains these coding sequences:
- a CDS encoding NAD(P)-binding domain-containing protein, with translation MYDLLVIGAGPAGISMAAEARHAGVDPSKILLIEKTEEHSFSIKKYYPDSKLVSANYKGFEAKCTGVMCILDMTKHETISYLDKAILDNQLIVHYSETVWKLHQNDDKSFIVYTDKCEYRCKIVTIAIGILGKPNKPEYKIPLVLKEKALFNVTSVKIANSKVLIIGGGDSASEYCQYLVQNGNEVSLSYRKNEFTRMNEINRESLLELEKEEKVKILLGSGIVAVEDRDGKPCVKFQEEKLGEQIFDFVVYALGGTTPNNFLKMIGIEFDGAEPILREYYETSVQGLFLLGDLTAGTKGGSIIWAFNSSNTAMKKICTDYLNLNIN, from the coding sequence ATGTACGATTTGTTAGTTATCGGTGCAGGTCCAGCAGGAATAAGCATGGCAGCAGAAGCACGCCATGCCGGAGTAGATCCTTCAAAAATTCTTTTAATTGAAAAAACAGAGGAACATTCCTTTTCGATTAAAAAGTATTATCCTGATTCCAAACTTGTTTCAGCAAACTATAAAGGATTCGAAGCAAAGTGTACGGGAGTAATGTGCATTCTTGATATGACAAAGCATGAAACTATTTCTTACTTAGACAAAGCAATATTAGATAATCAGCTTATAGTTCATTACAGCGAGACTGTTTGGAAACTCCATCAGAATGATGACAAATCATTTATTGTCTACACCGACAAATGTGAATACCGTTGTAAAATTGTTACTATCGCAATCGGAATACTTGGCAAACCAAACAAACCGGAATATAAAATTCCACTTGTTCTAAAAGAGAAAGCATTATTTAATGTTACCTCTGTTAAGATTGCCAACTCAAAAGTTTTGATTATTGGCGGCGGCGATTCTGCATCCGAATATTGCCAATATTTAGTTCAGAACGGGAATGAAGTTTCTCTAAGCTACCGCAAAAATGAATTTACCAGAATGAACGAAATTAACCGCGAAAGTTTGCTTGAACTTGAAAAAGAAGAAAAGGTTAAAATCCTTTTAGGATCAGGGATTGTTGCAGTCGAAGATAGAGACGGAAAACCTTGTGTAAAATTTCAAGAGGAAAAATTAGGTGAACAAATTTTTGATTTTGTTGTTTATGCTTTGGGCGGTACCACACCAAATAATTTTCTAAAGATGATTGGAATTGAATTCGATGGAGCTGAACCGATTCTAAGAGAATATTACGAAACGTCTGTTCAAGGATTGTTCTTGCTTGGTGATTTAACTGCCGGCACAAAAGGCGGTTCTATTATTTGGGCTTTCAATTCGTCCAATACAGCTATGAAAAAGATTTGTACTGATTATCTCAATCTTAATATTAACTAA
- a CDS encoding thioredoxin family protein: MKQKIYSTLSLLLLLTISLTAFLYGSEPRKAENFKLKDYNGKEYQLNDFKNSKAVVVMFIATQCPVSNAYNSRMAQLYQDYKGKGVTFLGINSNKQESVDEIKDHAKSNKLDFIILKDLNNVVADKFNASFTPEIYVLNSNSEILYHGRIDDGRRESDVKTKDLRAALDEILSGKKVSVSETKAFGCSIKRVN; this comes from the coding sequence ATGAAACAAAAAATATATTCAACACTTTCATTATTACTACTTTTAACAATATCACTAACAGCTTTTTTGTACGGTAGTGAACCCAGGAAAGCAGAAAATTTTAAGCTGAAAGATTACAACGGTAAAGAATATCAGCTTAATGATTTCAAAAACTCTAAAGCTGTAGTTGTAATGTTTATTGCAACCCAATGCCCGGTATCAAATGCTTACAATTCCCGTATGGCACAACTCTATCAAGATTATAAAGGAAAGGGTGTTACATTTTTAGGAATTAATTCCAATAAGCAAGAAAGTGTTGATGAAATAAAAGACCATGCTAAATCCAACAAGCTTGATTTTATTATTCTGAAAGATCTCAATAATGTTGTCGCCGATAAATTTAATGCTTCGTTCACCCCTGAGATTTATGTATTAAATAGCAACTCGGAAATATTATATCATGGAAGAATAGATGACGGCCGCCGCGAATCAGATGTGAAGACCAAAGATTTACGTGCAGCATTAGACGAAATTCTATCCGGGAAGAAAGTCTCTGTGTCGGAAACAAAAGCATTTGGCTGTTCAATTAAGAGAGTGAACTAA
- a CDS encoding TlpA disulfide reductase family protein, protein MIRFISLLMIILLFNSANVYPQRSEKITVETIDKTKLTKLIKDRKGKILFLNLWATWCVPCREEFPSIVKLADEMKDVEFVGISIDFPDEVDSKIIPFLKSNKVNFTNYVNGFSGDEELINALDKKWNGALPATFIFDTKGNKKVFLSGSKSYEEFKKVIGTIKK, encoded by the coding sequence ATGATAAGGTTTATATCACTCTTAATGATCATTTTACTTTTTAATTCTGCTAACGTATATCCGCAGCGGTCTGAAAAGATAACAGTTGAAACAATTGACAAAACAAAACTCACAAAACTCATAAAAGATAGAAAAGGGAAAATTCTTTTTCTAAACCTTTGGGCTACGTGGTGCGTTCCGTGCAGAGAGGAATTTCCTTCTATAGTTAAACTAGCAGATGAAATGAAAGATGTTGAATTTGTTGGTATAAGTATTGACTTTCCCGATGAAGTTGATTCCAAGATTATTCCATTTTTAAAATCGAACAAAGTCAACTTTACTAATTATGTTAACGGGTTTTCCGGTGACGAAGAATTAATTAATGCTCTTGATAAAAAATGGAACGGAGCTTTACCCGCAACTTTTATTTTTGATACAAAAGGGAATAAGAAAGTTTTTCTTTCCGGCAGTAAATCTTATGAAGAGTTTAAAAAAGTAATTGGAACAATTAAAAAATAG
- a CDS encoding SRPBCC family protein codes for MANELMVRKSIKINADKAKVWDALVNPEKIKLYLFGTETISDWKVGYPIVFQGVWEGAVYKDKGTILEFIPEQKLKYDYWSSFSKLEDVPENYQQITFDLMKQNEKTILTLTQENVPNKEAKEHSEANWGKVLDQLKKIVESN; via the coding sequence ATGGCAAATGAATTAATGGTAAGAAAATCCATAAAGATAAATGCAGATAAAGCAAAAGTGTGGGATGCTTTAGTTAATCCGGAAAAAATAAAACTCTACTTATTTGGAACAGAAACAATCTCCGACTGGAAAGTTGGATACCCTATTGTTTTTCAAGGTGTATGGGAAGGCGCAGTATATAAGGATAAAGGTACAATCCTGGAATTTATTCCTGAACAAAAATTGAAGTATGATTACTGGAGTTCGTTTTCCAAATTGGAAGATGTACCGGAAAATTATCAGCAAATCACATTCGATCTTATGAAACAAAATGAAAAAACAATTCTTACCTTAACCCAGGAAAATGTTCCTAATAAAGAGGCAAAGGAACATTCCGAAGCAAATTGGGGAAAGGTGCTGGATCAACTTAAAAAAATTGTTGAAAGTAACTAA
- the uvrA gene encoding excinuclease ABC subunit UvrA: MSKKSNTNPKDKIIVKGARQHNLKNISLEIPRNKLVVFTGVSGSGKSSLVFDTIYAEGQRRYVESLSSYARQFLERMNKPEVDFIFGISPAVAIEQKTGARNPRSTVGTSTEIYDYLRLFYARIGKTICFSCGKVVKKDTVATVSEWLEEQNEEDKFYLGFPIHSHEGRTVKEEMDLLRKKGFFRIFVKDKLIDLNETKTLPKSKQEIIIVLDRFKIKKGKVRESFAESIESAFKEGEGRLAIINTDTNSIKKFTKFYECCGIRYEEPEPRFFSFNNPFGACPVCQGFGKTMGYEMDLIVPNPNLTLMEGAIAPWRTVKHSKYMRDLIRNNNNRILLNVPFKDLSSEQISFIKEGFKGFEGINGFFKHLETKTYKMGIRILLSKYRGYTICAACRGSRLRREALQVQIDEKSIHDIVLMSIERALIFFKLLSLSDYEKSIGQRIYDEIVKRLTFLNDVGLGYLTLDRLSSTLSGGETQRINLATSLGSALMGTLYVLDEPSIGLHPRDNAKLINILKSLRDLGNTVLVVEHDPEMMKESDLIFDMGPRAGINGGEIVAFGTYDEIIQNEKSLTGKYLSGKVSIPIPAKRNTKETEVIKINGARENNLKNINVEFPLKKFVVVTGVSGSGKSTLVHDILYGGIVKMNGGNPSKLGKYDSIEGSRYIDEIEIVDQSPIGKSPRSNPISYVKGYELIRELFANTPQARSRGYKPGYFSFNVTGGRCETCQGEGVITIEMQFLADLHLECDDCKGTRFKKETREITYRGKNIVDVLNMTVDEAIDFFENNNKIVSLLQVLSDVGLGYIKLGQPSTTLSGGEAQRVKLALHLSQQKKNQHTLFIFDEPTTGLHFDDIGKLLKCFQMLIQNNNSVVIIEHNLDVIKCADHVIDLGPEAGEKGGEVVAVGTPEEIAANERSHTGKFLKQYL; encoded by the coding sequence ATGTCAAAAAAATCCAATACAAATCCTAAAGACAAAATAATTGTTAAGGGTGCACGCCAGCATAATCTAAAAAATATATCGCTGGAAATTCCCCGCAACAAATTAGTTGTGTTCACGGGAGTAAGCGGCAGCGGAAAATCTTCTCTCGTGTTCGATACGATTTATGCCGAAGGACAGCGCCGCTATGTTGAAAGCCTTTCCTCTTATGCGCGTCAATTTCTTGAGAGGATGAACAAGCCAGAAGTAGATTTTATTTTCGGAATCTCTCCTGCCGTTGCAATTGAACAGAAGACCGGCGCTAGAAATCCCCGCTCAACTGTTGGAACAAGTACAGAGATTTATGATTATCTACGTTTGTTCTATGCACGTATTGGAAAAACAATTTGCTTTAGCTGCGGTAAAGTTGTCAAAAAAGATACTGTTGCTACTGTTTCGGAATGGCTTGAAGAACAAAATGAAGAAGATAAATTTTATCTCGGCTTCCCGATTCATTCTCATGAAGGAAGAACTGTAAAAGAAGAAATGGATCTTCTGCGCAAGAAAGGATTCTTCAGAATTTTTGTTAAAGATAAACTTATTGATCTGAACGAAACAAAAACACTCCCGAAATCAAAACAAGAAATAATAATTGTTTTGGACAGATTTAAAATTAAAAAAGGGAAAGTAAGAGAATCTTTCGCTGAGTCAATCGAATCAGCTTTCAAAGAAGGCGAAGGACGGCTTGCAATCATTAATACAGACACCAATTCAATTAAGAAGTTTACAAAATTTTATGAATGCTGCGGAATTCGTTATGAAGAACCCGAACCGAGATTTTTTTCTTTCAACAATCCGTTCGGCGCTTGCCCCGTTTGTCAAGGATTCGGAAAAACTATGGGCTATGAAATGGATCTCATCGTTCCGAATCCTAATCTAACTCTGATGGAAGGAGCAATTGCGCCATGGCGGACGGTTAAGCACAGTAAATATATGCGAGATCTTATCCGTAATAATAATAACAGAATTCTTCTTAATGTTCCCTTCAAAGATTTATCATCGGAACAAATTTCATTTATCAAAGAAGGTTTCAAAGGATTTGAAGGCATAAACGGTTTCTTCAAACATCTTGAAACAAAAACTTACAAGATGGGAATCCGAATTCTGCTAAGTAAGTATCGCGGCTACACAATTTGCGCAGCATGCCGCGGTTCACGTTTACGACGCGAAGCACTTCAAGTTCAAATTGACGAAAAATCAATTCACGATATTGTGCTGATGTCAATCGAACGTGCTTTAATATTTTTCAAATTACTTTCACTTTCTGATTATGAAAAATCTATCGGGCAAAGAATTTATGATGAGATTGTAAAACGTCTTACCTTCTTAAATGATGTTGGATTAGGTTACCTCACTCTCGATCGTTTAAGCAGTACGCTTTCCGGCGGCGAAACCCAGAGAATAAATCTTGCAACTTCACTTGGCTCAGCTTTAATGGGGACACTTTACGTTTTAGATGAACCTTCAATCGGTTTGCATCCGCGTGATAATGCTAAGCTGATCAACATTTTAAAATCGCTTCGAGATCTTGGCAATACCGTCTTAGTTGTAGAACACGATCCGGAGATGATGAAGGAATCAGATCTAATCTTTGATATGGGTCCGCGTGCGGGAATAAACGGCGGAGAAATTGTTGCATTCGGCACTTACGATGAAATAATTCAAAACGAAAAATCGCTTACTGGGAAATATCTTTCCGGAAAAGTAAGTATTCCAATTCCGGCAAAACGTAATACAAAAGAAACTGAAGTAATTAAGATTAATGGTGCCAGAGAAAATAATTTGAAGAACATAAATGTTGAATTTCCTCTTAAGAAATTTGTTGTTGTAACAGGAGTCAGCGGTTCGGGTAAATCAACTTTGGTGCATGATATTCTTTACGGCGGAATTGTTAAAATGAACGGCGGCAATCCGTCAAAACTCGGCAAGTATGATTCGATCGAAGGTTCGCGTTACATAGATGAAATTGAAATCGTTGATCAGTCTCCGATTGGAAAATCTCCTCGTTCAAATCCTATCAGCTATGTAAAAGGTTATGAATTGATTCGAGAGCTTTTTGCAAATACGCCACAAGCCCGATCACGCGGATATAAACCCGGTTATTTTTCTTTCAATGTAACGGGCGGAAGATGCGAGACTTGCCAGGGTGAAGGTGTTATAACAATTGAAATGCAGTTCCTTGCCGATCTTCATCTTGAGTGTGATGACTGTAAAGGGACACGTTTCAAAAAAGAGACGAGAGAAATTACCTACCGCGGAAAAAATATTGTTGATGTTTTAAATATGACCGTTGACGAAGCAATTGATTTTTTTGAGAACAACAATAAAATTGTTTCCTTACTTCAAGTTCTTTCGGATGTTGGCTTGGGTTATATCAAACTCGGTCAACCGTCAACAACTCTTTCCGGCGGCGAGGCACAGCGGGTTAAACTAGCGCTTCATCTTTCTCAGCAGAAAAAAAATCAGCATACACTTTTTATTTTCGATGAACCTACAACCGGCTTACATTTTGACGACATCGGTAAATTATTAAAATGTTTTCAGATGCTGATACAGAACAATAATTCTGTTGTTATCATCGAGCACAATCTTGATGTAATTAAATGTGCGGATCATGTGATCGATCTTGGACCTGAAGCGGGAGAAAAAGGCGGAGAAGTTGTTGCAGTTGGTACACCTGAAGAGATTGCCGCAAATGAAAGATCACACACAGGTAAATTTTTAAAACAATATTTATGA
- a CDS encoding MlaD family protein: protein MLKQLEGARLGIFIFLGTILLILAIFLLGSKEKLFTNTIEIKAYFDQIEGLKSGAPVRLSGYDIGSVSSVSFANDASAKVEVKMRIVNDLKHLIRIDSEASIETEGLVGKKIVAITPGSTDAAEVASGGVIKSKTPMNIAKIIEETESVMGYMKDLTKDFSEIFAKVNQGKGSIGKLVNDEQLYKSAVSVTQSADKSMTTITKRLDEISDIIVNTSGSLKSIVGNVDAAIIDLRSLLSNIKNGEGVLGKLISDKKMADSVSSVVRNLVKISDQTRIATSSLAENMEALKHNWLFKSYFEERGYWSQSEYEKAIDLQLGELKKQQEIVDQKMKELKEFELRLQKK, encoded by the coding sequence ATGTTAAAACAACTTGAAGGCGCTCGTCTTGGAATTTTCATTTTCCTTGGAACTATATTATTGATACTCGCGATTTTTCTTCTTGGCAGTAAGGAAAAATTATTTACGAATACAATCGAGATCAAAGCATACTTCGATCAGATAGAAGGATTAAAAAGCGGAGCGCCCGTCCGCCTAAGTGGTTACGATATTGGAAGCGTTAGTTCCGTTTCTTTTGCAAACGACGCATCGGCTAAAGTTGAAGTAAAGATGAGGATAGTAAATGATCTTAAACATTTGATCAGAATTGACAGCGAAGCATCTATCGAGACGGAAGGACTGGTAGGCAAAAAAATTGTCGCAATTACCCCCGGCTCTACAGATGCTGCTGAAGTTGCAAGCGGCGGAGTCATAAAATCAAAAACACCAATGAACATTGCTAAAATAATTGAAGAGACGGAATCTGTAATGGGATATATGAAAGATCTCACAAAAGATTTTTCTGAAATTTTTGCTAAAGTTAATCAAGGCAAAGGTTCGATCGGTAAACTTGTGAATGACGAACAGTTATACAAATCAGCAGTTAGTGTTACACAATCTGCTGATAAAAGCATGACCACAATTACCAAACGATTGGATGAGATCTCGGATATTATAGTTAACACAAGCGGAAGTTTAAAATCAATTGTGGGCAATGTTGATGCTGCAATTATCGATCTTAGAAGCCTTCTATCAAACATTAAAAATGGAGAAGGTGTTCTTGGAAAATTAATCTCCGATAAAAAAATGGCTGATTCTGTAAGTTCTGTTGTCCGAAATTTAGTTAAGATATCAGATCAAACACGTATAGCCACTTCAAGTTTAGCAGAGAATATGGAAGCGCTCAAACATAACTGGCTGTTCAAGAGTTATTTTGAAGAGCGTGGATATTGGAGCCAATCTGAATATGAAAAAGCGATTGATCTTCAATTAGGTGAATTGAAAAAACAGCAAGAAATTGTAGATCAGAAAATGAAGGAACTGAAAGAATTTGAATTACGTTTGCAGAAAAAATAA
- a CDS encoding ATP-binding cassette domain-containing protein, protein MADTRVVEILNLSKRFDDLVVLDNISLSVTLGENLVVFGKSGTGKSVLLKCIIGLMAPDGGKIYINRQNIFELSIKELNNIRKNIGFLFQGSALYDSMTVRENLSFPLKRHFPEMTMDQIDEKIKIALDNVSLEEAIDKMPSELSGGMKKRIGLARSIITDPALMLYDEPTTGLDPITSKEISVLILNLQKKLNMTSIVVTHDLICAEIIADRAIFLRDSKIAFEGEIKELTSSNDPFLKNFFSHELIKV, encoded by the coding sequence ATGGCCGACACTCGGGTAGTAGAAATATTAAATCTAAGTAAACGCTTTGATGATCTTGTCGTACTTGACAACATTTCTCTAAGCGTAACACTCGGCGAGAATCTTGTTGTTTTCGGAAAGAGCGGAACGGGAAAAAGTGTTTTGCTTAAATGTATAATAGGATTGATGGCGCCGGACGGAGGAAAGATCTATATCAACAGACAGAATATTTTCGAGCTGTCAATTAAAGAGTTGAACAATATCCGTAAGAATATCGGTTTCTTATTTCAAGGTTCGGCTTTATATGATTCAATGACCGTTAGAGAAAATCTTTCGTTTCCGCTTAAGAGACATTTTCCTGAGATGACAATGGATCAGATAGATGAAAAAATAAAAATTGCACTAGATAATGTTTCTCTTGAAGAAGCAATTGATAAAATGCCGTCGGAGCTTTCCGGCGGAATGAAAAAAAGGATCGGACTTGCTCGATCAATTATTACAGATCCTGCGCTGATGCTTTATGACGAACCGACTACGGGACTCGATCCGATCACTTCAAAAGAAATAAGCGTACTTATTTTAAACTTACAGAAAAAACTGAATATGACATCTATTGTAGTTACTCATGACCTTATCTGTGCGGAAATTATAGCAGATCGCGCAATCTTTCTGCGTGATTCTAAAATTGCTTTTGAAGGAGAGATAAAAGAATTGACAAGTTCAAACGATCCTTTCTTGAAAAACTTTTTCAGTCATGAATTAATAAAAGTTTAA
- a CDS encoding ABC transporter permease, with translation MNLPRIRYGRRLNYSDYIYNFFATITGLTIFNWEFFKQAFVPPYEISEVRKHMDELGVKTFGIVSVTGFIIGLVLAMQSQPVMQRFGASDFLPGMVSLSVVRELGPVITALIFAGRVSSGIGAELGSMRVTEQIDAMEVSAINPFKYLVVTRVIATTMILPILTVYVIFIAIIGGYLAIIITEPMSFEYYKSSVIQSIEFGDFIPGVAKTFVFGYLVGLVGSYKGFTTEGGTEGVGRASTTSVVLSSLLILIFDMILVKISLWLWPTLG, from the coding sequence ATGAATTTACCTCGCATCAGATACGGAAGAAGATTAAACTACTCGGACTATATCTACAATTTCTTCGCTACGATTACCGGTTTAACAATATTCAACTGGGAATTTTTCAAGCAGGCTTTTGTTCCTCCATATGAAATTAGTGAAGTTAGAAAACATATGGATGAGCTTGGCGTAAAAACTTTTGGAATTGTAAGCGTCACGGGATTCATTATAGGACTCGTTCTTGCAATGCAGAGCCAGCCTGTTATGCAGAGATTCGGTGCAAGTGATTTTCTTCCCGGAATGGTTTCACTTTCTGTTGTGCGAGAATTAGGTCCGGTTATTACTGCTTTGATTTTTGCCGGACGTGTAAGTTCGGGTATCGGTGCGGAACTTGGTTCGATGAGAGTGACAGAACAGATTGATGCAATGGAAGTTTCTGCGATCAATCCTTTTAAATATCTTGTTGTTACACGGGTTATCGCAACAACTATGATACTTCCCATTCTTACAGTCTATGTTATATTTATTGCAATCATCGGCGGATATCTTGCAATAATTATTACCGAACCGATGAGCTTTGAATATTACAAATCTTCGGTGATTCAATCTATCGAGTTCGGGGATTTTATTCCGGGAGTTGCAAAAACATTTGTCTTCGGTTATTTAGTCGGGCTTGTTGGTTCATACAAGGGATTTACAACCGAAGGCGGAACTGAGGGAGTTGGACGTGCATCTACAACTTCTGTGGTGCTTTCATCCTTACTCATTTTAATTTTTGATATGATACTTGTAAAAATTAGTTTATGGTTATGGCCGACACTCGGGTAG
- a CDS encoding YraN family protein: MEQNKRTTGNYGEELACRFLKNLDYEIVEQNYQFGHGEIDIIAKDKETLVFVEVKYRQNLEYGPPELAISSSKQKQIRKTAEAYLYKNRISEQTCRIDVIAILHLKDSKPQINHILNAF; this comes from the coding sequence ATGGAACAGAACAAACGTACAACAGGAAACTACGGCGAAGAGCTTGCATGCAGGTTCTTAAAAAATCTTGATTATGAGATCGTCGAACAAAATTATCAGTTCGGGCATGGTGAAATTGATATCATCGCAAAGGATAAAGAAACACTTGTCTTTGTGGAAGTTAAATACCGACAAAATTTGGAATATGGTCCACCGGAATTGGCTATTTCCAGCTCAAAGCAAAAACAGATAAGAAAAACCGCAGAAGCTTATCTATATAAGAATAGAATCAGTGAGCAAACTTGCAGAATTGATGTTATAGCAATCTTGCATCTCAAAGATTCAAAACCGCAGATAAATCATATCCTTAATGCTTTCTAA
- a CDS encoding ribonuclease HII, with translation MNTLKTFDNKFLSRKIKLLSGVDEAGRGPIAGPVVAAAVIFNKKTFHREINDSKQIPEKKREELLDWITKNCLCYGVGIVDHLEIEEINILQASLKAMRIAVEQLSIKPNLILIDGNKSFHSSIQTKTIVKGDAKSFSIAAASIIAKVTRDKIMKEAHEKFPMYSWNHNKGYATLEHRIAVKKFGASPFHRKSFLRNILKEEQEKLF, from the coding sequence ATGAACACACTAAAAACATTCGATAACAAATTCCTTTCCCGCAAAATAAAACTCCTCTCCGGAGTTGATGAAGCGGGACGAGGACCGATAGCCGGACCAGTTGTAGCGGCGGCGGTTATATTCAATAAAAAAACTTTTCATAGAGAGATCAATGATTCAAAACAAATTCCAGAGAAGAAACGTGAAGAATTATTAGATTGGATTACAAAAAACTGTTTATGCTACGGAGTTGGTATTGTTGATCATCTGGAGATTGAAGAAATAAATATTTTACAAGCATCGCTAAAAGCGATGAGGATTGCAGTTGAACAGCTTTCTATCAAACCAAATCTGATTTTAATTGACGGGAATAAATCTTTCCATTCTTCGATCCAAACAAAAACAATTGTTAAAGGCGATGCAAAATCATTTTCTATTGCCGCTGCTTCTATAATTGCGAAAGTAACACGTGATAAGATTATGAAAGAAGCGCATGAAAAATTTCCGATGTACTCTTGGAACCACAACAAAGGTTATGCAACTTTAGAACATAGAATTGCCGTTAAAAAATTTGGCGCTTCTCCTTTTCATCGTAAAAGTTTTTTAAGAAATATTCTAAAAGAAGAACAAGAAAAACTTTTTTGA
- a CDS encoding BamA/TamA family outer membrane protein, translating into MSEAKNLILNFTLRLFTTFRVTLLLLSLINSFLYTQTISKIEISGAKIFSENNYLSWINIPPGQKYFKGIEDSVRIRIASALNKRGYYSFSFNNISTEKIDSLKTLLRINITEGTPTLINKIHISSSAKDSVIVNNILSQLEKEIFTRTNIESVFSEIIDHYENKGFPFASVKIESVEFIRDSTSDNHFVNFYLSMDVGTKSTIDKIEIAGNDKTKDYVITRAAQIRIGEEYSQKNIDAVPEKLNRLRFFEPVESPAFYFSSKKEGVLKISIKEKQTNFFDGIAGYVPATNDKESGYLTGFVNVNMRNLFGTGRAASFRWQQENRFSQELELRYLEPWLFGFPFNLEGGLFQRKQDSTYVQRNFDGRLEFLATSEISASVLVAVQSTIPTQQNANTFTVFNSSAFTSGVNLRIDSRDDFYSPTEGIFFNNTYSYTSKKINGPVDFITPTTTTKVTLQRLEFDFVFFKQFFSRQVAALGVHGRELRGDDVELSDLYFLGGTNSLRGYREKQFQGNRILWSNLEYRLLLTRRSFAFLFFDSGYFLRNEDKQKSIPENSSFKIGYGFGLNIETGLGVLSVSFALAKGDSFGEGKIHFGIINEF; encoded by the coding sequence TTGAGCGAAGCGAAAAATCTCATACTTAATTTTACATTGAGACTCTTCACTACGTTCAGAGTGACATTACTTTTACTTTCATTAATTAATTCCTTTCTTTACACACAAACAATATCCAAAATCGAAATCAGCGGTGCAAAAATCTTTTCAGAAAATAATTATCTGAGTTGGATAAATATTCCTCCCGGACAAAAATATTTTAAGGGAATAGAAGATTCTGTAAGGATAAGAATAGCTTCGGCGTTGAATAAGCGCGGATATTATAGTTTTTCCTTCAACAATATTTCCACAGAAAAAATTGATTCACTAAAAACACTATTAAGAATAAACATAACCGAAGGGACGCCAACTCTTATAAATAAGATTCACATCAGCAGTTCTGCTAAAGATTCTGTCATCGTAAATAATATTCTCTCGCAGCTAGAAAAAGAAATTTTTACTAGAACAAACATAGAATCTGTTTTCTCAGAAATTATTGATCACTACGAAAACAAAGGATTCCCTTTTGCATCTGTCAAAATTGAATCTGTAGAATTTATCCGCGATTCGACAAGCGATAATCATTTTGTAAATTTTTATTTAAGTATGGATGTAGGAACAAAAAGCACAATTGATAAAATAGAAATTGCCGGCAATGATAAAACAAAAGATTATGTAATAACACGTGCCGCTCAGATTCGCATAGGAGAAGAATATTCTCAAAAAAATATTGATGCGGTTCCCGAAAAATTAAATCGTCTCCGTTTCTTTGAACCAGTTGAATCGCCGGCTTTTTATTTCAGCTCTAAAAAAGAAGGTGTGTTAAAAATTTCCATCAAAGAAAAACAAACAAATTTCTTTGACGGCATTGCCGGATATGTCCCAGCGACGAATGATAAAGAGAGCGGTTATTTAACCGGATTTGTAAATGTGAACATGCGTAATCTTTTCGGAACGGGACGCGCTGCTTCTTTCCGATGGCAGCAGGAAAACCGCTTCTCACAGGAGTTGGAACTGCGTTATCTTGAGCCATGGCTTTTTGGATTTCCATTCAATTTAGAAGGCGGATTGTTCCAACGAAAACAAGACTCAACTTATGTTCAAAGGAATTTTGATGGACGTTTGGAGTTTCTTGCAACAAGCGAAATATCAGCATCGGTATTGGTTGCCGTCCAATCAACAATTCCAACACAACAAAATGCAAATACATTTACCGTATTTAATTCTTCCGCCTTTACAAGCGGAGTAAATTTGAGAATTGATTCACGGGACGATTTCTATTCGCCGACCGAAGGAATATTTTTCAACAACACTTATTCATACACCTCTAAAAAAATAAACGGTCCGGTTGATTTCATCACTCCTACAACAACCACTAAAGTTACTTTACAGCGGCTCGAATTTGATTTTGTATTTTTCAAACAGTTCTTCAGCAGACAAGTTGCAGCACTCGGAGTTCACGGCAGAGAATTACGCGGCGATGATGTTGAATTAAGCGATCTCTATTTTCTCGGCGGAACAAATTCTCTGCGCGGCTACAGAGAAAAACAATTTCAAGGGAATAGAATTTTGTGGTCTAATCTTGAATACAGATTACTTCTTACGCGCCGTTCTTTTGCATTTTTATTTTTTGACAGCGGATATTTTTTACGTAATGAGGACAAGCAAAAAAGTATACCGGAGAATTCATCTTTTAAGATCGGTTACGGATTCGGTTTGAACATTGAAACCGGACTCGGTGTTCTCAGTGTAAGCTTCGCTCTTGCAAAAGGTGATTCTTTCGGCGAAGGAAAAATTCATTTCGGAATTATTAATGAGTTCTGA